One genomic segment of Bdellovibrionales bacterium includes these proteins:
- a CDS encoding fumarylacetoacetate hydrolase family protein, translated as MKLGSLKSSKFRDGELIVVSRDGKRGVKAVAVAPSLREAVENWNECYPKLRVLEDLLNKNDVSGVFEIDDNQMHAAMPRSFQWLDGSAFINHVKLLRQSRNMPLPENMLTVPLMYQGGSDCYLAPREDIPQIDSGHGTDFEAEVAVILGDVPMGVSAEDALKYILLVVLVNDVSLRGLAVDEMIHGLGFLQCKPSSTLSPFAITPDELGNAWVGGRVHLPLQVEYNGEFFGRADAGQMHFHFGQLIAHAARTRNLTAGTIIGSGTVSNEEEGRGSSCLAEKRMLEKLHEGIFKTPFMKVGDSVKIEMKDKNGNSLFGTIFQRVAKWEK; from the coding sequence ATGAAATTGGGATCTCTTAAAAGTTCGAAGTTTCGAGATGGCGAATTGATTGTCGTGAGTAGAGATGGCAAACGCGGTGTGAAAGCGGTAGCAGTTGCTCCCTCTCTCCGAGAGGCTGTTGAGAATTGGAATGAATGCTATCCCAAGCTGAGAGTTCTTGAGGATTTGCTAAATAAGAACGATGTAAGTGGAGTATTTGAAATTGATGACAACCAAATGCACGCAGCGATGCCACGATCCTTTCAGTGGTTAGATGGTTCTGCTTTTATCAATCATGTTAAATTGCTTCGTCAGTCTAGAAATATGCCGTTGCCAGAGAATATGTTGACGGTTCCGCTTATGTATCAGGGCGGAAGCGACTGTTATCTTGCACCTCGGGAAGACATCCCTCAAATTGATTCCGGACACGGCACAGATTTTGAGGCTGAGGTTGCCGTGATTTTGGGTGATGTGCCAATGGGTGTGAGTGCTGAGGATGCACTTAAATATATTCTTTTGGTTGTTCTGGTAAACGACGTATCCTTAAGGGGGCTAGCCGTCGACGAAATGATTCATGGGCTCGGGTTTTTACAATGCAAGCCGAGTTCTACTCTGTCGCCTTTTGCTATAACTCCCGATGAATTGGGAAATGCTTGGGTGGGAGGTCGCGTTCATTTGCCTCTTCAAGTTGAATACAATGGAGAGTTTTTTGGACGAGCCGATGCGGGTCAAATGCATTTTCATTTTGGGCAACTGATTGCACATGCCGCTCGAACAAGAAACTTGACTGCGGGAACAATTATTGGGAGCGGGACGGTCTCGAACGAAGAAGAGGGGCGAGGATCAAGCTGTTTGGCTGAAAAAAGGATGCTAGAAAAGCTTCATGAAGGCATTTTTAAAACACCTTTTATGAAGGTTGGAGATTCTGTAAAGATTGAAATGAAGGACAAAAATGGCAATAGCCTCTTTGGAACAATCTTTCAGCGAGTTGCAAAGTGGGAAAAATAA
- a CDS encoding NUDIX hydrolase — MNRFPSCYVTTDIVALRQLKNGTQEVLLIQRKNDPFKDAWALPGGFLDQSDQNVLAGALRELKEETTISANPTDLKLIGVFSEKGRDPRENNPEDLCRVVSVAFMLALPENHVVPHARDDAKDLGFFPIGSLPKLAFDHEKIVSIALKDYQNLA; from the coding sequence ATGAATAGGTTCCCATCGTGTTATGTGACCACAGATATCGTTGCACTTCGGCAACTTAAAAATGGAACTCAAGAAGTTTTGCTCATCCAAAGAAAGAATGACCCATTCAAGGATGCTTGGGCATTGCCCGGCGGTTTTCTCGATCAAAGCGATCAAAATGTTCTCGCGGGGGCCCTGCGAGAGCTAAAGGAGGAAACCACAATTAGTGCCAATCCAACTGACCTGAAACTCATTGGCGTTTTTTCTGAAAAGGGTCGCGATCCCCGCGAAAATAATCCAGAAGATCTCTGTCGAGTGGTTTCAGTGGCATTCATGCTTGCGCTGCCAGAGAATCATGTTGTGCCACATGCAAGGGATGACGCCAAAGACCTAGGCTTTTTCCCGATAGGCAGCCTCCCAAAGCTTGCCTTTGATCACGAGAAGATTGTTTCAATAGCTTTAAAGGACTATCAGAATTTGGCGTGA
- the lepB gene encoding signal peptidase I encodes MREKLIQFWESNKVFVGFLVFVVLFRVSIADQYHVPSGSMEPTIAIGDRIFVNKLTYQVKVPFTNLVLFRLGEPLRGEIVVFEKPGDHTVMVKRLIGLPGDFLEIEEGFIRVNGETFFLPGEDPREQLKSAHKNGLGMKYHELMSTHEHTVQRLPYREQYDTIKFRVPEDHFFFMGDNRDNSNDSRAWGTVPRDLLKGRASRVLYSMIFDGFVPKFKFERTGRNLYQTSDENLGEEKPTGIN; translated from the coding sequence ATGCGTGAGAAGTTAATTCAGTTTTGGGAGTCCAATAAGGTTTTTGTAGGATTTCTTGTTTTTGTTGTTCTCTTTAGGGTGAGCATTGCTGATCAGTACCATGTTCCGAGCGGATCGATGGAACCCACAATTGCCATTGGTGATAGAATTTTCGTAAATAAACTAACCTATCAAGTAAAAGTCCCGTTCACGAACTTGGTTTTATTTAGGTTGGGTGAACCACTCAGGGGAGAAATCGTGGTTTTCGAAAAGCCTGGTGATCACACCGTGATGGTAAAGCGCCTGATCGGACTCCCAGGGGATTTTTTGGAAATTGAAGAAGGATTTATACGAGTCAATGGAGAGACATTCTTCCTGCCGGGAGAGGACCCTCGCGAACAATTGAAGTCTGCTCACAAAAATGGACTTGGCATGAAGTATCATGAGCTGATGTCCACCCATGAACACACGGTGCAGCGGCTGCCCTATCGGGAACAGTATGATACGATCAAATTTCGGGTGCCTGAGGATCATTTCTTTTTCATGGGGGACAATCGAGACAACAGCAACGACAGCAGGGCTTGGGGTACAGTTCCGCGTGATCTGCTAAAGGGAAGAGCGAGTCGCGTTCTGTACTCGATGATATTTGATGGATTCGTTCCTAAATTTAAATTTGAAAGGACGGGGAGAAATCTCTATCAGACCTCAGACGAAAACTTAGGAGAAGAGAAGCCAACAGGCATCAATTAA
- a CDS encoding MFS transporter: MSFKMIISDRKFSPLFWTQLFGALNDNVLKNALVVMATFKGATVAGLDTGAVVALAGGLFILPFFLFSPLAGQIADKLEKSRLVRITKMWELFIMVFASFGFFFSSVPLLLGVLFLAGVQATLFGPLKYSMLPELVNQESLIEANAFVELGTFLAVLVGTIGGGIMVSLPNGEWWIIFSLIVISLLGLFASSKVPVTSVACPDLKLNFNPIPVLKDNFQLLRQSKAIFNSILGISWFWFLGHLFCPFFPCIVKTFSVSANTL, from the coding sequence ATGTCATTCAAAATGATAATTAGCGATCGGAAATTTTCGCCACTTTTTTGGACACAACTTTTTGGAGCATTGAATGATAATGTTCTAAAAAATGCTCTTGTTGTAATGGCAACATTCAAAGGGGCAACTGTCGCAGGCCTTGATACAGGTGCTGTTGTCGCTCTTGCTGGCGGTCTTTTTATTCTCCCATTCTTTCTTTTTTCGCCCCTCGCGGGGCAGATCGCCGATAAACTTGAAAAATCCCGTCTGGTCAGAATTACCAAAATGTGGGAACTCTTCATTATGGTGTTTGCGAGCTTCGGTTTCTTTTTTTCAAGCGTCCCCCTGCTTTTAGGGGTTTTATTTTTAGCTGGTGTTCAAGCCACTTTATTTGGCCCACTCAAATACAGTATGTTGCCAGAGTTAGTTAATCAGGAGTCCTTAATTGAGGCGAACGCCTTTGTGGAGTTGGGTACTTTCTTGGCAGTTCTGGTTGGAACGATTGGCGGCGGAATTATGGTTTCACTTCCAAATGGTGAGTGGTGGATCATTTTTTCATTGATTGTCATTTCGCTGCTCGGCCTTTTTGCCTCGTCAAAAGTGCCAGTAACCTCTGTGGCTTGCCCTGATCTCAAGTTGAATTTCAATCCCATTCCGGTCCTGAAGGACAACTTTCAGCTTCTTAGGCAGAGTAAGGCGATATTTAACTCAATTCTTGGTATCTCTTGGTTCTGGTTTTTGGGGCATCTATTCTGTCCATTCTTCCCGTGTATTGTAAAGACTTTCTCGGTGTCGGCGAACACGTTGTGA
- a CDS encoding 1-acyl-sn-glycerol-3-phosphate acyltransferase: MGSILCEKLSFRRVEIGLVPLGSLGMTIFLVDLFFVGPTWNVDTNHLLPLSDFLVTSSGPRLLVDFFLMSLFGGFFILPLYTLIQDRSKPESRSRVIAGNNIMNSIFMVAASLLVMAAHKFQLSYSQSFLVLAILNLTVAIYIYSIVPEFTLRFLSWLLARALYRIKIFNDGEIPKEGAVVLVCNHVSYIDWLIVSALVRRPVRFIMYYKFFDIPVLKYLMKQAKVIPIAGAKEDSRILETAFDTISKELRDGEIVCIFPEGKITRDGQIDVFRAGIEKILAKDPVPVIPMALQGLWGTWFSLEGGKAIIKAPRKWLTNISLIVGKRIPGAQASAETLASQVKSLFVTELPK, from the coding sequence GTGGGCTCTATACTTTGCGAAAAACTCTCCTTCCGGCGGGTCGAAATTGGTCTTGTGCCTCTCGGTTCACTTGGCATGACCATTTTTCTAGTTGATCTTTTTTTCGTGGGACCAACATGGAATGTTGATACAAACCATCTACTCCCTCTGAGCGATTTTTTGGTAACCTCAAGTGGTCCGCGACTATTGGTCGATTTTTTTCTGATGTCACTTTTTGGCGGATTCTTTATTCTACCCCTTTACACACTAATTCAGGATCGCAGCAAGCCAGAATCTCGATCGCGAGTCATCGCTGGCAACAATATCATGAACTCAATCTTTATGGTCGCGGCAAGTCTCCTGGTGATGGCTGCCCACAAATTTCAATTGAGTTACAGCCAATCTTTTCTTGTGTTGGCCATCCTCAATCTCACCGTTGCTATTTACATTTACTCCATCGTGCCGGAATTTACCCTTCGCTTTCTCTCATGGCTCCTGGCTCGCGCCCTTTACAGAATCAAAATTTTCAACGATGGGGAAATTCCAAAAGAAGGGGCTGTGGTATTGGTGTGCAACCACGTTAGTTATATTGACTGGCTGATTGTTTCGGCACTCGTCCGACGACCAGTCAGATTCATCATGTACTATAAATTTTTTGATATTCCAGTCCTTAAATATCTGATGAAACAGGCCAAGGTCATTCCGATCGCGGGAGCAAAGGAAGATTCAAGAATTTTAGAGACGGCTTTTGATACTATTTCTAAGGAGCTGCGAGATGGAGAGATCGTGTGTATATTTCCTGAAGGAAAGATCACTCGCGATGGTCAAATCGACGTGTTTCGAGCCGGGATTGAAAAAATTCTGGCAAAGGATCCCGTGCCTGTGATTCCAATGGCACTGCAGGGACTATGGGGAACATGGTTTAGCTTAGAAGGCGGTAAAGCTATTATTAAGGCTCCTCGCAAATGGTTGACGAACATTAGCCTCATCGTTGGGAAACGAATTCCAGGCGCTCAGGCCTCGGCAGAGACACTGGCAAGCCAAGTCAAAAGTCTTTTTGTAACTGAGCTTCCTAAATAG
- a CDS encoding mitochondrial fission ELM1 family protein, which yields MRYLLVFPTLFCIFTGSAFAKYEVAIVNTHLSGELNSLVGIARKMETNYHIVEADQLDLVESSLDLVLHALGNENEIDELRNFKARHPFVKLVNFGDPLSNYDLFDKIIMPSHLPVLQSGIQVDYIEGIPTPLNHEDLRIEMSRWHGKLPQTQNPRIAVLIGGNAKASNFTARHGQMLALELNALRKKYHFSYLITNSRRTPESTQAAFFQYLEPRPEDFFFDVRSGSSDNPYRAMLGFADYVIVTGDSMSMIADSLSLGKPTYVFAPTGSLEERHKAFILQQAHRNRLKPLSSEIGPFHYEPLSTSGIIATRLIQMLSSSEKRGVRCQRYLSKASAYRYSE from the coding sequence ATGCGTTATCTTTTGGTATTTCCCACGCTTTTTTGTATTTTTACTGGGAGTGCATTTGCCAAGTATGAGGTTGCAATTGTTAATACTCACCTCTCTGGCGAGCTAAACTCTTTGGTTGGAATTGCAAGAAAAATGGAGACCAACTACCACATCGTTGAGGCCGATCAGCTCGACCTTGTGGAGAGTTCGCTAGACCTTGTTTTGCATGCGCTCGGTAATGAGAATGAAATCGATGAGCTTCGCAACTTCAAGGCTCGGCATCCGTTTGTGAAATTGGTCAACTTTGGCGACCCGCTAAGTAATTATGATTTGTTTGATAAGATCATTATGCCTTCTCACCTTCCTGTCTTACAATCAGGAATTCAGGTTGACTACATAGAGGGAATTCCAACCCCATTGAACCATGAAGATCTCAGGATCGAAATGAGTCGTTGGCATGGCAAGCTTCCACAAACACAGAATCCGCGAATTGCAGTTTTGATTGGCGGAAACGCAAAGGCCAGCAATTTCACCGCCAGACACGGCCAAATGCTGGCGCTTGAACTAAATGCGCTCAGGAAAAAATATCATTTTTCCTATCTCATTACGAACAGCCGAAGGACACCAGAAAGTACCCAAGCTGCTTTCTTTCAATACCTTGAACCTCGCCCTGAGGATTTCTTTTTTGATGTTCGTTCAGGAAGCTCTGACAATCCTTACAGGGCCATGCTCGGCTTCGCCGATTATGTCATAGTCACTGGCGATTCTATGTCGATGATTGCGGATTCTCTTAGCCTCGGTAAGCCAACCTATGTTTTTGCCCCAACAGGAAGTTTGGAGGAAAGACACAAAGCGTTTATATTGCAGCAGGCACACAGGAACAGACTTAAACCCCTGTCCAGCGAAATAGGACCTTTCCATTATGAGCCTCTTTCAACTTCAGGCATAATCGCAACAAGACTGATTCAGATGCTCTCAAGTTCGGAAAAAAGAGGAGTTCGATGTCAGCGATACCTCTCAAAAGCAAGCGCGTATCGCTACAGCGAATAG
- a CDS encoding c-type cytochrome, with amino-acid sequence MYCVSCHGKGGRGDGPGGAGIVPPPLDLVAGRWRKGGSSKELFVTISEGIDGTSMGSYGHLDKIDRWALVQFVRSITERKSVDSLSDLEDFVTKPYK; translated from the coding sequence ATGTATTGCGTTTCATGTCATGGAAAGGGCGGTCGTGGAGATGGACCTGGTGGGGCAGGGATTGTTCCGCCCCCGCTTGATTTGGTCGCCGGTCGATGGAGAAAAGGTGGCTCATCGAAAGAACTTTTCGTCACCATTTCTGAAGGGATTGACGGGACTTCGATGGGGTCTTATGGACATTTAGATAAGATTGATCGTTGGGCGCTCGTTCAATTTGTCAGGTCGATTACGGAAAGAAAATCAGTCGATAGTCTCTCCGACTTGGAGGATTTTGTGACAAAGCCCTATAAATAA
- the purN gene encoding phosphoribosylglycinamide formyltransferase yields the protein MTEKKQISGIGSVRVSDSMRPLGSARVKLAVLASGQGRVLAPLIEASKRTDSALQIVGLIASRPEIGAIALASSHGIASVTIEKRDFSSDEMWDKALCEQLIAWGAERVLMSGFLLRLGPAVLQEFPHSILNSHPSLLPAHGGKGMYGRRVHEAVIAAGDQVTGITIHYVNEHYDEGQILAQREVKVLPTDTAESLEKRVLEAEKQFVTETILSLWGSGHN from the coding sequence ATGACAGAGAAGAAGCAGATATCAGGCATTGGATCTGTGAGGGTTTCGGATTCCATGCGACCTTTGGGGTCGGCAAGGGTGAAACTTGCTGTTTTGGCCAGTGGGCAGGGGCGGGTATTGGCTCCTTTGATTGAAGCGAGCAAGAGAACTGATTCCGCTTTGCAGATAGTTGGCCTCATCGCAAGTCGCCCTGAGATTGGGGCCATTGCGCTTGCTTCGTCCCATGGAATCGCCTCAGTCACGATTGAAAAGAGAGATTTTTCATCGGATGAGATGTGGGATAAAGCTTTGTGTGAACAACTCATTGCCTGGGGAGCTGAAAGGGTATTAATGAGCGGTTTTCTACTGAGGCTAGGGCCCGCCGTACTCCAAGAATTCCCCCACAGTATTCTTAATTCGCACCCCTCTCTTTTGCCTGCTCACGGAGGCAAGGGGATGTACGGTCGCCGAGTTCATGAGGCCGTCATTGCTGCCGGCGACCAAGTCACGGGTATCACAATTCACTACGTGAATGAACATTACGATGAGGGTCAGATTTTGGCTCAAAGAGAGGTCAAAGTACTCCCAACCGATACAGCAGAGTCCTTGGAGAAACGGGTCCTAGAGGCTGAAAAGCAATTTGTCACGGAGACCATCCTGTCCCTTTGGGGCTCGGGGCATAATTGA
- a CDS encoding DUF2339 domain-containing protein, translated as MEKFEDVLKDFEGRLGAVERQLRQLVGSAPVQTSRPPQIDKPDKIISQPSSSYVTHTPPVTSLPKNVVREETSDFDSSSMLGVIGIIFVILAGIFFIKLTIDSGWLTPVRQILLAAGTGLAFFFAPQFFSKAEKEYGALLAGAGTTILHLTWLGAYFYHHILSANSALVCATLVGIFSVLANFYKGNRLFLLVSMAGTYLAAPIIGYDTREQSVLSIFLVIWNISFSATALMNKRRDILFIASYCAVFTVLLLSGKASGAEQQTELLILQLIQFMIFSSALLSYSIYHKNPLSADESAAVLPLLLLFYFSAGHLIATIKPEFAPWFGVTIGAVVLGIYFLARTFLSGELKSSSTLTAFAAMALVHSFYFQLLDETRQPLAALLIGLAVMVVWSQSERARTTFFWPLMIFLATFVYGAILTVVSFKSIGSMFFYNWVYGAVALVAALGVPTSPGSTLGPAKYSSLLLGFGHLEVMLGLYRFSERISWSGALFVTISWGIYAS; from the coding sequence GTGGAAAAGTTCGAAGATGTTCTAAAGGATTTTGAAGGACGGCTTGGGGCCGTCGAGAGGCAACTTCGACAACTGGTTGGTTCAGCTCCAGTTCAGACGTCTCGACCTCCACAAATTGATAAGCCAGATAAGATAATTAGCCAGCCCTCGAGTTCATACGTCACCCACACACCACCTGTTACAAGTCTTCCCAAAAACGTGGTGAGAGAAGAGACTTCCGACTTTGATTCATCTTCGATGTTGGGAGTTATAGGAATCATTTTTGTGATTTTGGCCGGAATATTTTTCATCAAATTAACTATCGACTCTGGTTGGCTCACGCCTGTTCGGCAGATTTTATTAGCGGCAGGTACGGGGCTCGCATTTTTCTTTGCTCCGCAGTTTTTTTCAAAGGCAGAGAAGGAATATGGAGCGCTGCTGGCTGGAGCTGGGACAACAATTCTTCATTTAACATGGCTTGGAGCCTATTTTTATCATCATATTTTAAGTGCAAACTCGGCCTTGGTTTGCGCTACTCTGGTTGGTATTTTTTCAGTTTTGGCCAATTTCTATAAAGGCAATCGTTTGTTTTTGCTGGTCTCTATGGCCGGCACATATTTGGCAGCTCCAATCATTGGATATGATACGCGAGAGCAGTCAGTGCTTTCCATATTTCTTGTCATCTGGAACATTTCTTTCTCAGCAACGGCTCTAATGAACAAACGTCGTGATATTTTGTTCATCGCAAGCTATTGCGCAGTTTTTACGGTTTTACTTCTTTCAGGAAAGGCTTCGGGGGCCGAGCAACAAACAGAACTGCTCATTTTACAACTCATTCAGTTCATGATTTTTTCTTCTGCCCTGCTTTCGTATTCTATTTACCACAAGAACCCATTGAGTGCAGATGAAAGTGCCGCTGTGTTACCTCTCCTGCTTCTTTTCTATTTCTCAGCAGGACATCTGATTGCCACCATTAAACCTGAGTTTGCACCTTGGTTTGGAGTTACTATTGGAGCAGTCGTTCTTGGGATATATTTTCTTGCACGGACGTTCCTGTCTGGCGAATTGAAGAGCAGTTCAACGCTGACCGCGTTTGCTGCAATGGCCCTTGTTCACAGTTTCTATTTCCAACTGCTTGACGAGACTAGGCAGCCTCTGGCTGCTTTACTTATTGGTTTGGCCGTGATGGTGGTATGGAGTCAAAGCGAAAGGGCTCGAACAACATTTTTCTGGCCGTTGATGATATTTCTGGCGACTTTTGTTTACGGGGCTATTTTGACGGTCGTGTCATTTAAATCAATCGGCTCAATGTTTTTTTATAATTGGGTTTATGGCGCGGTTGCCCTCGTTGCTGCCCTCGGAGTTCCGACTTCACCAGGGTCTACGTTGGGCCCTGCTAAATACTCGTCCCTCTTATTGGGCTTTGGTCACCTTGAGGTGATGTTGGGACTGTACAGATTTTCCGAGCGAATTTCTTGGTCGGGTGCACTTTTTGTAACAATCTCTTGGGGCATCTACGCCTCTTAG